TCGCAATCTGTGGCATGCATCAGGAACACAACACAGGTAACGACCGTCGACAGCTTCAACTGGTACTTTGAGgtgttttgtccatttttcttttttacttggtttgctttgttttttttttaaagcaactcCCATTTTAAAGTAGGaagtgaacaaaaacaaatgggctgacgttttttttttctctttttcgggGGGGTGGTGCTAGCTGAAGCTTATTACACATTAACAGCAGATGCCTGTAGTGTTACCTCATCATCTTTTCCCCCGTAACACCGCCTCCTTATTAGCGTCACCATCGTATGGCAGCAAGATCTCGCATCGTCATGGGTGTAAGAATCCATTTTGGGGTTTGTCAGATCAGGTTAATGGCGCGGAAGGGATTACGGAGCCTTGAGTGAAAAGGTGGTGCGCTACGTGTCTGATAACAACAGGGAGCGTTGTTGACAAAGGAAAATCCCCAGTAGTAGGCTTACTGGCCACAGTCTGGTGCATTTTTAATGACCGATACGGCACACCACCCACGCGCCACACTATGGTCATAATCAAATAGAAATGTGTTTTCCCTGATTAAACAGCAACTTGGGATGGCTGGCCTCACATTCTACACTTGAATATCTGTGACTTttaagtgtgtgtctgtggctTTAAATGGTCTTGCTTGGCCTGGTGAGTGATGTGGGAGTCAGCGAAGGAGATTGCCAAGTTGGCTGTCGTGTCAGGTTGGCGGATGCGTCTTACCTGAAAGTCTGATTGaacattgaacatttttcatgttttcattgacTGAACATGGTTGCTTTTATTAGCTTGTGTTGGTGATTTACATGAGTTAGACTGGTggcacactccccccccccccccaagtgtgAAATAATGGCGTACTTGGGACTTTCTGTCGTTTGTGTTGTTTCCTCCTGACTCCATGCCATCGATCCAACTTATTTTTATACAAGCAGTGCTGtgtctgcagtaatattagtccgTGGGAAGAGATTTTAACTGCGTAGCTTCAAGGATATTGCTGACTGGTGAGTCCAACTGCCTCCCTGTTCTgttgacccgggttcaaatccagcctcgccggTTCAcagaagactccaaattgcccataggtgtaaatgtgagtccGAGACGTTGCTTCcgtatgtgccctacgattgggtggcgaccagttcaggaatAGCAGGAAGGGGCTCCCAGCACGCTGGAAacgctaatgaggataagcagtatagaagaCGCTCCTTTTGGGTTTTTGTTCAACTTGTCAGCCTTATTTTTCCCTGAAAAGAATTGTGCGACCTTAGAGGTCCTACTGCAGATACATTTTACTCATGCACTACTTGCAACACCGGTAAACACAAGTATGTTTGTCAGTCATATTGATGacaatattattatttgtgtctTCCCCTCTGTTCTGTTTTCATGGTGACCAAGTGTGCTCCTCTGTCTTCGCAGTGTCATCCAGGCGCCGCTGCCACTGCCTGTAGACAAGGTAACGTTGCAATGTGCTTGTGTTGTCTTGCTCACCCGTgcccgcgcgcgcgcgcgcacacacacacacacacacacacacacacagagaagcGGTGAGTAGTGTGGTCAGCTGATGTGAGGAATGCGTGGATCGCTGCCACACATTTCCATGGTGGATGAAGTCAAAGTGTGGTGCAGACGACGTCCTCTTAGTTGCTGTGTTTGTCCAGTTTGGggtgttctgttctgttcggtCTGTCCCGAGCATCAGAACAACAGGGCCCCAGTGGAACCTGTCCGAGGAATGTGGCGTGTACACATGTGACTACATTTGAACCGCGTAGCCACATAACTAAGTGACGCTGCACATCCAGGCCGAATTAAAGTCACCGAATCCCAACGCACACATGGCAGAGCAATTTTTAGTGATCAAAATATTAAGTACAGCTTTTTGTTAGAATTTCAAAGCACATTTTTAGGGGTGCAATTAATGATTGTTTTAATGACTCAGTCATGTAttgggttttatttatttaattgataAATAATTGTTCTAAATTTCTTTCCCCTCATTAATAAACGTGACACATTTCAAATGCACAAtgcagaaaatgaaataatattcaGTAACTGGTTCGGTCTGTAATgtcaaaaaatctgaaaaaaaatgttgatcattgtcttccaaagtaaaagcaaaagtTTGCAAGTGCACTATTTTGATAAACGCAAAGATATCAGTTTGCACTCATAGAAATCTCACAATCGTgtatttactgttgagaggctGATATCAGCGAATTTGAACCATTTTGCGTTACCGTCTGTAATTGTGTTGTGTTGCGCGTCTTTCTCTAAATTCCTTTAATCTGTGAGACAACATTTTTCCCTTTTGGtgtgactccaaattgtgagtTTTGAGGCATTCTACCGTGGATGTAACGCATAACTGTTTTGAATTCGTGCAACgtgttcattttcatattttgagcTGCCATTGTGTAGCCTTACTGTATGCTTGTCTGTGCTTTCTAGGTTGCAGCCAACACTCCCAGTATGTATTCTCAGGAACTGTTCCAGCTCTCCCAGTATCTACAGGTAACACAGCATCACCTACTGGTCAGTCCTTGCCCTTAGGTCCGCAATCCATCTCTTCTCGCttctaaacaaaaacaacaaaagaaatggAAAGGTAACCATCGGTAGAAATCTGCAGAAAGAAGAAAGTTAGGCCAGTCGTCATTCCGCAGTttcaatttgatattttaaagAAACTGGCAGTCTTTACAAGCCTTGAGTGAGCTATTTCTGCTTCTGTCTGTGCTCCAGGAGGCCTTACACAGAGAGCAAATGCTGGAGCAGAAGCTCGCCACGCTGCAACGTCTCCTCACCACCACTCAGGAGGCCTCGGAGAGCAGCTGGCAGGTAGGGAAACACTTTTTTGGAATGCATGGACGACACATGGACAGATCCACGCACTCTTCCTTTACCAGGCTCTGATTGATGAAGACCGTCTGCTGTCCAGACTGGAGGTGATGGGAAGTCAGCTGCAGGCCTACTCCAAGGTGAAACCCACCCGCTCACTCTCTCCCTTTATTTCTCTTGAACGTGACAAACACTGTCACGATCTCTCACTTTTTGGAGTGTCCACCTCACGTGGACGTTACTATGaaccaaaatctttttttttcttctctccactGTCAGTCTCAGACGGAGGACGGCATTCGTAAGGAGTTGCTGGCCCTGCAAGAGGACAAACACAACTATGAGACCACAGCCAAGGAGTCTCTCCGGCGGGTCCTGCAGGAGAAGATCGAGGTGGTCAGGAAGCTGtcggaggtggaggtgggagcaGCAAATGGCTTGGGTGTCAGCCTACAAGCGGAAAGCTATGTTGTTGAAGCCGTTTGTCGCTGTCACGGCCCCGCAGCGCACGCTCAGCAACACGGAGGACGAGTGCACGCACCTGAAGGAAATGTCTGAGCGGGGCCACGAAGAGCTGAGGGAGCTGGCCAACAAGTACAATGCCGCTGTCAATGAAATCAAAGAGCTGACTGATAAAATCAAGGTGAGGCCTCTTGAGAGACTTGAATAGCGTCTTCCCTCAAGCGTCTCCAATTGCTGCCTCTTAAATGCAACGTGCAAGAAGGACAATGTCACTCCTACTGCGGCCTGACCTGCCAAAGAATTTTAGCATTACTTTTAAGGTTACGTGTTGTGTTTTTCAATCTCTGAATGCTGTGCACGTTCAGGCAGCGGAGGGCCGCCAAGAGGAGCTGACCCAGCGGGGAGCGTCGGAGAAGAGGGAGCTGGAGCTGCGCATCGAGGAGATGGAGGAGAAAGAGCAGGTTCTCCAGGCTCGCGTCGAGGCGCTGCAGGCTGACAACGACTTCACcaacgagaggctggctgcccTGCAGGGTACGCGcccacacaaatacattttcattgggAAAATGGTGCTCCAGAATGTCAGATTTTTCgcttcaaattgttttgttttctgccgAAAAGGCTTATTGGAGTATATCCCCCGCTTACTCAATTATTTTTGgggttattttttcccccaatgcaGTTATAATGgccatcaatttttttgcagattttcggTATTCACTACGGGTCCACTTTATACAGGTGCATACAAAAATAGTAGGAAATTCTCAATTCATTACAATAACTCaattaaaaaagcaaatgtatAGATCAGCATTTCCAAAGCCATGACACGTACCTCACAAATCTCATATCAAAAGATCACAAGAAGCAATGACAGCATACCTTTCTCGGGTTATTAAATTGATTGCAACCGGTCTGTTCTGGTGGAACAAGTGTGCAGGCTTCATAAGTTCACTTCTTTAGGACAGCAGTGATCTAAACTTAAATGCCACATTACACCGTAAAAAATGATTGGCGCACGAGCAAGGACGGTCGGTTGTGGCAATTCCCCCGTGACGCGCCAACAGCCGTCCTCAAACGAGTCAACGCCTTTTTCCCCTCCTGCTATCGTCCACAGTGCGCTTAGAGCAACTCCAGGAGAAAAGCGTTAAGGAAAACAGCAGCCTGGGTGAGTCCACGTGTCACTCGCTCCTTTGGCCAATCAGGTCACCTCCACGTCCTCCACGTTTACCTCCCGCATGCGAGTCAAGTTCCGTATGGGTTGCATGCTGGTCTGTGTCTGTTCTCCTGTGTGACGCTATCCGGgtctttttgttcttcttcttcttcttcttcttgctgcTTTTCACGGTTCAAGTGGCACAAATTGGGGAAAACCTGATTGCTTTATTAGTCATCAAGGATTACAGGGGTCTCTTTGTGACACGGTGGAGTTTCTGGGTGtcttttcttctgcttcttgAGTGAACAAAGCTCAGGGGCCACTGATTGGGATCTGGTGTTGGAATGAGCTCACTGAAAACGGTCTCGGTGCCTGACCCGCCGCACCCGCTCTGCGCTCATGGCCGCCACCCGATGAAGGACCCCTCTGCAAATGGACGTTTGTTTGATGTGGTCACGTGACAGATGAAGACGAGGCCCCCCTccaagcggcggcggcggcggcggaggaccGGCCCGTCGAGGACAAGCCGAACCCGCAGCCGGCCCCGAGCTGCGTGGAAgcggaagaggaggatgaggacgaTGAGGATACGGATACTGACGACGGGGCAGTTGGAGGAGATATGGATGGTAGCGGTGGTTTTGTCATAATTGCAATTTCACTTCTGCATTCAGATGAGTTGAAATCCACTTGTTGGTGTTCCCTAATCAAAATGGGCAATTGAATTACCGCACGCGGTAGTCATTGGAGCAATCTTTTGTTAAAGGTTTGCTCAGTCGGGGGCTGCAAATGATTAATAATCAAACATTGACACAACGTTGTCGAGCTGTTACGTCTCAGAGCTGAGTGAGTCCTTTGAAGAAACATGGAACAAAGTGTTGCAGACTGGGCAGAGCAAATAAGTGGAACCACACGCCGGAACATAAATGCCGAGCgaccacccccctcccccagagTCTCGTCATGCAAAGTAGAGCCCACTTTTCAATTGTCTTAAGTTGTTTGCATAGATAAGATTGACCACTTTGATGAAACAAATGGCGATAACCCCAGTCAAtataaaaggcagtttttaagttaaaaatgtattcaaagatACCTGGCTGTATGCGGGAAAAGTAGCAAAAAGGGAATTCTCACTTACAAGCTCCCTTTCTGATCTCACGCGAAAAGGCAGAAAATATGCAGAAAGGGagccatttctttttcaatggTGCGCAGGCTGCGAAGATGCTCCACATTGTCacttgctgctgctgttttgctTAGCACGTTGGCTATTGACAATCGCGCCGTTTGATTTCCTGCCCTACTCGATGCGACGGTTGGATTGGTCATTTGAGCCAGCTCTCTCTCTTTGCGCTTTGCTCGTCCACTTCCTGTCGCCGTTCTGCCACGTTCACGTCTTTCCGCTCAAATCTTCTTCAGGGCGTGTCTGATGCGAGTGGTCGTTGTCTCGTCTTCGGGCTCTTTCTGTCCCGAGAGAGTCCGCTCTGGCACCCGTGTAACGCCAGTCTCTGTGTTTTTGTTAGACAACTGTCACCTTAACAACAGCGGCGGGGACGCCACTCGAATCCAACAGTTGATCGAGTGTCCGCGTGAGTACAAGTCTAACTTCACGTCGTTTTTCATTGTCATCCGCTCCTTTGCCATCATCCTTCTTTCTCTTTTGAGTTTCTCCtcatcctttgttttttttttttttttttttttggggtccttTCTTTGGCGCCGGACTCCTCCTCTCGGATTCATCATCAGTAGCGGAAGCCTGTGACATAAAAGCACGTCCGCTATTTAGTCTGTGGAAAGTTCCTTTGCATGCTCATTCATAAGATGCTTGACATGTTGTGTTTTCAGGGTAGTTGCTTGCATATAAAAATATGACAGACGTAACTCCAAATTTGAtcctaaaaagtacaaaaacacttgttgtggagaaaaatatttttttccctttttcttcaaaaacaaaaatttttgtTGGATTAAACAGAAAATTTCGATGAATGTTTttataagtggaaaaaaatagaaacccGAGTGTGTCTCTAGCTAAtttgttttcatctgaaaaaaacaaaaagtttgaatAAGTTTCAGATCAGCAAAGGCATGTAAAACTAGTCTGCTTCAGATAGTTTCAGGTGGAGAAATAAAAAACGGGCATAGTGGACCCCGGCGGATTTGCAGTTCTGCAATCCCAACATTGACCTGTTGGTGGAttttattctgcacttttttttttcagtgcaattATAAGGagcatcattattttttgtagATTTGCGCTATTCACGGTCAACAATAGCGAGAGaccagcaaatttatttgtaacaTACAACTTCAAATGTTGTCCGTTTGTTTTGTtcgaaatgaaataaaagcaattgtttcatataaaaaaaggcattatttttcatataaaacaaagataaaactacattacaattacaagttctattttcctttttccttttatttgttttgcgaCATAACTCCAAATTTTCTGGCTTAGACATTCACAATTACATTAAAAAGGAaaccaaaaaattccaaaaaaccGTTCATTTGGAATGAAATAGACTGAGTGTTTCACTTGTCGGATGGAGAAGTGACATCAAAGTAAAGGTGCTTATAGAAAATGTTGAATTTAGCCCAGCTGGAAGACGCATGAAAAGCTTGAATTTTCATCGCGGGTATGCTTGGAATCTCATCGGGAAAAGTTATTGGCTGAGCTATTGAGGTACAGTAAATACTTTGGGGAAGAGTACAGTTACGCTTGGAATAGTTGACGTCCTCGTTTGGCTCTTGCTTGATCTTAATATTTGTTCATTTCGTTGAGGTTGTCGCCCGTTGCCTTGGCTTTCATAAATTGCTTTCTGTGTCCGTGCAAATGGCAACACTGGTTGATGTGAACTTGACTGACGGTTGCTCGCTTGCTTGCTTTGTTTCCGACGGACGTGCAGCCGTGAAGCAGTTGAAGGAAGCCGTCAGCTCGTCGATCCATAAACTGGCAAACTTTGATGGTGAGAAACTTTTGAGGGGAATGATTTGATTTGTGAATTCCTCAATTGTTGCTGCATAGCGTCCATGTattgtgcgtgtgcgcgtgttaGATGCCCACCTACAGAACAACCAGACAGCAGGAGACGACATCCTGACCAGCCCGGATCGACTCAAAGGTAATCAATCGCATAATTCGACGACAGCAGCCTCAGGACAAGAGTCCTCCGTCAACAAGTAATTGCAATCGCATGTCGAACTTCTCTTATGTTACCCATAAAAATCTGTCTTACAAATTCATTgattttggggagaaaaaaaaaaaagcacatgcaGCAAAGTCCCTTAACTTCTACTCACAATCTGGGTAAACTTAGCTCCTTCATCTCTTAAGTTCAATTGTATCACGTCAACATACTTCTTTGACGCCAATTGCTACTTTGCGCTTTGGCACCAAAGTCTTGCCGCCCGCCAGACGTTCGCTGCTACATTATTCCGAATGGCGCTAATAATGATCATAATCATAATGTCGCTCTGGCCGCATGTACAGGAAACCAGATGGATGCCAAAGAGTCGGACATGTCTGACACGTTGAGTCCCAGCAAAGACCGCAGCAGTGACGACACGTCAGGTCAGCCGAACCCGTTCAGTCccgttttgaaatgttttactcACTGAATGATTGGTTCAGTTTTAGAGATTTTGTTGACTTTGGCttacttttcattttgattattcatttttttttattgctgttttGGATTGATTGCGGCagctgtctgcctcacagttctgagttccggggttcaaatcctcgcCTTGCCTgtttggattttgcatgttctccccgtgcctgtgtgagttttttccGGGGACtcaggtttccttccacatcctctTACCcctcatcctaaaaaaaaaaaaaaaaaaaaaaaaagttttgggtgtggcccacctcctgccctgaTAATAGcttggattggctccaccactcccttgacccttgtgaggataagtggcatctgataatggatggctggattaatTGTAATATACACCATCTCTCCTACACAAAAGGATGGAACATATACAAATAATGacctgaaaatgaaatattgtgaCAATTTCCATATAGCAGCCTATTAGCTGATTAGCCTTAGCATTCACCTCTTCACAAGTTCACCTACTCGTGTATTTTTGTGCCCTTTCTGCAATGTTCTAAGATGCAATAAGATGCCAAAGCCCAGGGAAACTTGTTGAAGGGAGGAtttaagtttagcctgggttgttagcatTCTTTTCCTCCACATCAAATAATCTGCACGCTTCATCTTGAAGGCTGATGTAAAATGACtttgaaatgacaaaatgtttttggtcatACTTTGTCTTTAAACAATTAATATGGAAAGCTGCAAACATTTTTAGGAGAGCGACAATAgcgatttgcaaaaaaataataataatctcaatGTCATTGTAGATTCAGCACACTAATTATGTTATTTTCCCAAGTGGCTGAAAATGAACTGGTACcttttgaatcactttttttttttttttttttttttaacatatgagAGAACAGGAAAAATTGCTTTGGAAATCCATCACACTTGCTAACCAGTTGTAGCAGTTTGACATTTGCATTTGACCTCTTGgtgaaatttcacatttcaaaatcattttggctttttttaaaGCCTGAGTGTAGTCCACTTGGAATAGTTTGGTGAATGTGGATTTTTATGCCGTGCTATTTAATAACCTCGTACTGTGTAAGACAATGTCATAAGTTGATGGATAGTTGTTGAGGTGGTATTTTTTAAGTGCATACCAAGGAgatttccattttcttaacaTTAACCGTGCATTATTTATCAGCAATGAgttgaaaataaacaatcaaATGGAAGTGACTATAAAACAAGTCCTATTTAAAGATGGAACATATTTGAGCAGAAATAATGATGACTGCAAACTGTTTCTCAGACGGCAACATGGACGATCAGGACCTCAACGAACCCCTCAACAGAGTAGCGCTGCTCAAAGGTAACCATGGCAACACAGTTTAGTAATTGCtcacataaaaacaagattTTCGTAATCCAGAGTGAATGAACACTCTGCTccaaagtagtagtagtagtagttctAGGAGTCCGCTACGAGTACTAGAGATAGCTCTTCAACTTTCCATCTTAAATtgatgtttaaatgtttttttttttttttttttttttgtagccgaGTTGCATCGTGCTGGCTTGGAGCCCGGCGACACGGAACAGGTCATCCACCACCTCCACAGGGAGCTTCTGGAGGCCCAGGAATTAGCCAACACcggcaaacaaaaatgtctggaGCTTCAAGGTGACtcgctgggggaaaaaaaaaaaaaaaaaaaaaaaaatagcgatgaTGATCTGTATTGTAGCCAATTCAAAATGATGGTGTGCGGGTGTCTGTAGCGCtgctggaggaggagaggaggaataACTCTCAGCAGACGGAGGAGTCCACGAAACAGATCCAGTACCTGCAGAGTTagtacacgcacgcacacacgtcgTAGAACATAATCCCGTTGTGGGAAATCATGGAACTGGAAATAATCCACTCCAAATGTATTGTCGTACAAAGAGTCAGTATAAATGACGTTTATCCGTATGATCATTAAACATCTCGTTAAAAGCCAGTAACTTGCAAACGGGAGTGGAACAATTCAAAACATTAGGTACATCTGCACGGGCCAACGAGCCAAAGCAATGCCAGGAAAAAACTAAATTAGAAGAcaaaatatacaacaaaaataataaactggAAACTGTCATACTACAAAAATACAGACGACACAAATATTCCAAACGCataacagaaataaaaatggtaagggattggaaaaaaatggcaatggcATTTGAATAACATTAAAAACTATGGGTAAAACTACGAGATTACTTTATTATATTTCGTGAAAAACGCATATTACAAAAGAAAGgtctacataaaaaaataaaaacatgacaaacgGAAAACACAAagtattcaacaaaaaaaaaaaaaaacatgaggaaaattACAACTATTAAAGAAAAGATTTTCCAAAACCTGAAATAGtttcaaaaaatacataatgtacaaaaatattacagaaagttgaaaaatcaacaaaatactgagcattgaaaaaatattaaacattgcATGTAAAATccaatttagaaaaaatattgaaaatgtaatattgtaAAAGATAAAATGATCTAAATATGAGGAAAATAACcccaaaatattgtaaaataacaTCTTCCATGATTCCTAGCATACGCACAGTATATAAAAACGTAAAAAGCGGACTTTCGAGGTGCATCTGTACTTGTGTGCACGCGTAGCTCAGCTCGGGAAGCTGCAGGCCGACATGGAGGCTCTGAGGGAGCAGAGGGAGAACACCATCTGTAGCACAAGAGAGGACCTCTACTCTGCCCAGGAGGAGGTAGGTAACCGGCACCGCTCGTCGCGCCTCCTCACGACAGCCGATCCCTCACCCTTTTACACCGTCGCAGATCCTCGTCCTGCGGCACGCCGTGGAGGCGGCCACGGCCGAGCGGGAGCGGGACATCGCCGCCCTGCAGCGGGACCTGGGCGGCGTGCGCTGCGAGCTGGAGCGCTGGAGGAGCGCGGCCGCCAAGTACGAGGAGGAGATCGGCCGTCTGCAGGAGGACTTTGCGCGGCAGCAGCTGCAACGTGACGACGCCGGTCAGCTGCAGGGTAGGTGACGGTCcaactcaccaaaaaaaaaaaaaaaaaaatctaaatcaaacCGTCCTAAATCACTGTGCTATGGCACGTGATTTTGTTGCGAGGTGATTTACAAttgcacgtaaaaaaaaaaaaaagtggctccaAAATAGTAGTTGGAAACCAGAGGTGTCAACAAAGTGAATCAGCTAAAACATTACCAACAGGTgggtgtaaccccccccccccccaatcccaccAGTTTGAAAATCATGGCAATAAGTCTTTGCACACACACGCTACATAAATTTGTGAGTATAGTGAGAtgagatttattattattcatggaCAGGTTGG
This portion of the Syngnathoides biaculeatus isolate LvHL_M chromosome 10, ASM1980259v1, whole genome shotgun sequence genome encodes:
- the slmapa gene encoding sarcolemma associated protein a isoform X1, translating into MPSALAVFACRPNSHPFQERHVYLDEPVKIGRSVARCRPAQNNATFDCKVLSRNHALVWFDHKSGKFYLQDTKSSNGTFINSQRLSRGSEESPPCEVLSGDIIQFGVDVTENTRKVTHGCIVSTVKLFLPDGMEARRRSDVIQAPLPLPVDKVAANTPSMYSQELFQLSQYLQEALHREQMLEQKLATLQRLLTTTQEASESSWQALIDEDRLLSRLEVMGSQLQAYSKSQTEDGIRKELLALQEDKHNYETTAKESLRRVLQEKIEVVRKLSEVERTLSNTEDECTHLKEMSERGHEELRELANKYNAAVNEIKELTDKIKAAEGRQEELTQRGASEKRELELRIEEMEEKEQVLQARVEALQADNDFTNERLAALQVRLEQLQEKSVKENSSLDEDEAPLQAAAAAAEDRPVEDKPNPQPAPSCVEAEEEDEDDEDTDTDDGAVGGDMDDNCHLNNSGGDATRIQQLIECPPVKQLKEAVSSSIHKLANFDDAHLQNNQTAGDDILTSPDRLKGNQMDAKESDMSDTLSPSKDRSSDDTSDGNMDDQDLNEPLNRVALLKAELHRAGLEPGDTEQVIHHLHRELLEAQELANTGKQKCLELQALLEEERRNNSQQTEESTKQIQYLQTQLGKLQADMEALREQRENTICSTREDLYSAQEEILVLRHAVEAATAERERDIAALQRDLGGVRCELERWRSAAAKYEEEIGRLQEDFARQQLQRDDAGQLQAECAALQQRCASLQQDCDGLREEKTTLAAKLHRLESELSSTRAQSLLLSNSLESLEKREELLRGKLGSLENRHLQDESRLMSQLDRAQDRTHALQKEYEDTQSQLSDLRQRYERTEQEKTNIHQELEECRSNLKLLQDKNNSPSILQPVQAIFMGLVLALLYWCFGHLW
- the slmapa gene encoding sarcolemma associated protein a isoform X5; translated protein: MPSALAVFACRPNSHPFQERHVYLDEPVKIGRSVARCRPAQNNATFDCKVLSRNHALVWFDHKSGKFYLQDTKSSNGTFINSQRLSRGSEESPPCEVLSGDIIQFGVDVTENTRKVTHGCIVSTVKLFLPDGMEARRRSDVIQAPLPLPVDKVAANTPSMYSQELFQLSQYLQEALHREQMLEQKLATLQRLLTTTQEASESSWQALIDEDRLLSRLEVMGSQLQAYSKSQTEDGIRKELLALQEDKHNYETTAKESLRRVLQEKIEVVRKLSEVERTLSNTEDECTHLKEMSERGHEELRELANKYNAAVNEIKELTDKIKAAEGRQEELTQRGASEKRELELRIEEMEEKEQVLQARVEALQADNDFTNERLAALQVRLEQLQEKSVKENSSLDEDEAPLQAAAAAAEDRPVEDKPNPQPAPSCVEAEEEDEDDEDTDTDDGAVGGDMDDNCHLNNSGGDATRIQQLIECPPVKQLKEAVSSSIHKLANFDDAHLQNNQTAGDDILTSPDRLKGNQMDAKESDMSDTLSPSKDRSSDDTSDGNMDDQDLNEPLNRVALLKAELHRAGLEPGDTEQVIHHLHRELLEAQELANTGKQKCLELQALLEEERRNNSQQTEESTKQIQYLQTQLGKLQADMEALREQRENTICSTREDLYSAQEEILVLRHAVEAATAERERDIAALQRDLGGVRCELERWRSAAAKYEEEIGRLQEDFARQQLQRDDAGQLQAECAALQQRCASLQQDCDGLREEKTTLAAKLHRLESELSSTRAQSLLLSNSLESLEKREELLRGKLGSLENRHLQDESRLMSQLDRAQDRTHALQKEYEDTQSQLSDLRQRYERTEQEKTNIHQELEECRSNLKLLQDKNNSGGWSPWMPVIAVMVAVTAAIIYPNLSKSSSA
- the slmapa gene encoding sarcolemma associated protein a isoform X2, with the translated sequence MPSALAVFACRPNSHPFQERHVYLDEPVKIGRSVARCRPAQNNATFDCKVLSRNHALVWFDHKSGKFYLQDTKSSNGTFINSQRLSRGSEESPPCEVLSGDIIQFGVDVTENTRKVTHGCIVSTVKLFLPDGMEARRRSDVIQAPLPLPVDKVAANTPSMYSQELFQLSQYLQEALHREQMLEQKLATLQRLLTTTQEASESSWQALIDEDRLLSRLEVMGSQLQAYSKSQTEDGIRKELLALQEDKHNYETTAKESLRRVLQEKIEVVRKLSEVERTLSNTEDECTHLKEMSERGHEELRELANKYNAAVNEIKELTDKIKAAEGRQEELTQRGASEKRELELRIEEMEEKEQVLQARVEALQADNDFTNERLAALQVRLEQLQEKSVKENSSLDEDEAPLQAAAAAAEDRPVEDKPNPQPAPSCVEAEEEDEDDEDTDTDDGAVGGDMDAVKQLKEAVSSSIHKLANFDDAHLQNNQTAGDDILTSPDRLKGNQMDAKESDMSDTLSPSKDRSSDDTSDGNMDDQDLNEPLNRVALLKAELHRAGLEPGDTEQVIHHLHRELLEAQELANTGKQKCLELQALLEEERRNNSQQTEESTKQIQYLQTQLGKLQADMEALREQRENTICSTREDLYSAQEEILVLRHAVEAATAERERDIAALQRDLGGVRCELERWRSAAAKYEEEIGRLQEDFARQQLQRDDAGQLQAECAALQQRCASLQQDCDGLREEKTTLAAKLHRLESELSSTRAQSLLLSNSLESLEKREELLRGKLGSLENRHLQDESRLMSQLDRAQDRTHALQKEYEDTQSQLSDLRQRYERTEQEKTNIHQELEECRSNLKLLQDKNNSPSILQPVQAIFMGLVLALLYWCFGHLW
- the slmapa gene encoding sarcolemma associated protein a isoform X3, with the protein product MPSALAVFACRPNSHPFQERHVYLDEPVKIGRSVARCRPAQNNATFDCKVLSRNHALVWFDHKSGKFYLQDTKSSNGTFINSQRLSRGSEESPPCEVLSGDIIQFGVDVTENTRKVTHGCIVSTVKLFLPDGMEARRRSDVIQAPLPLPVDKVAANTPSMYSQELFQLSQYLQEALHREQMLEQKLATLQRLLTTTQEASESSWQALIDEDRLLSRLEVMGSQLQAYSKSQTEDGIRKELLALQEDKHNYETTAKESLRRVLQEKIEVVRKLSEVERTLSNTEDECTHLKEMSERGHEELRELANKYNAAVNEIKELTDKIKAAEGRQEELTQRGASEKRELELRIEEMEEKEQVLQARVEALQADNDFTNERLAALQVRLEQLQEKSVKENSSLDNCHLNNSGGDATRIQQLIECPPVKQLKEAVSSSIHKLANFDDAHLQNNQTAGDDILTSPDRLKGNQMDAKESDMSDTLSPSKDRSSDDTSDGNMDDQDLNEPLNRVALLKAELHRAGLEPGDTEQVIHHLHRELLEAQELANTGKQKCLELQALLEEERRNNSQQTEESTKQIQYLQTQLGKLQADMEALREQRENTICSTREDLYSAQEEILVLRHAVEAATAERERDIAALQRDLGGVRCELERWRSAAAKYEEEIGRLQEDFARQQLQRDDAGQLQAECAALQQRCASLQQDCDGLREEKTTLAAKLHRLESELSSTRAQSLLLSNSLESLEKREELLRGKLGSLENRHLQDESRLMSQLDRAQDRTHALQKEYEDTQSQLSDLRQRYERTEQEKTNIHQELEECRSNLKLLQDKNNSPSILQPVQAIFMGLVLALLYWCFGHLW